The nucleotide sequence TTTTGATATTTCTTCTTGGGGTTCCCCTTCATCTTCAATAAAATCATCCATTTCAGAGTCAtattcatcatcttcatcatcatcatctatTTGTCTTTTGTAACCAATTGGTGGTCTCCCAGTACCTAAATGAAGGGGTGTGAAAAAAACATCAATGAAAAACATGCAACATTTAAGGTATCAGTACTTCTCCTTGCTATACTTTGGGCACAGTGACTTTACAGCTCTGGGCTTCAAGGCAGAAAACTTCTGCCTCAAGCTAATCAGCAATTCTTAAAAGTCAGTAAAAGGAAATACTTCCCCCACTAACATCAACTGTGCCCCAAGGGAACTGCCAGACCAAGCCCACATTCTTGTTCAAAGTTTTCTAGGTACTTATTTGCAAGAGTTCatgctgctttctcctgttcGGAAATACATTTTTGGAACTACTCACTTGCTGATAAGGTGAATCAGCCAAAACACTTAAGTATCAATCACAGGTTTGCTGTGACTTAAGCCCCAGGCCCCTCCTTCAAGGAATATGAGCAGggtcaaaataaatgaagagttgcaaaggagaaaaaacaaaacaaaacatactcCACTGTTAAATGCAttctttaaaagacaaatacagtattttgtCCAAGCTTTGTTGGATAAAGGTCATCATTGACCTCAACTCAGATATATCAGAAATACGGGACAAacaactaattaaaaaaaattatttgctataGAAGTTTATACCTTGTGAACGAAACACAGGTCTATGCCCTTGAAGAGATCTCATTCCATTTATCTGTCCATTGCTAGGCCTCGTCACTAGGTTTTTGGAAGAAATAGTTTCTGATACGACAGTACACCTGGGCTTTACAGCTGTACTCAAGCCATTGCCCGGTCGcccaggtcctgcacttgggctgACTCCTGGCCTTCCCGGCCCTGTTCCCAAGCTGCTGCCCGATCTCCCAGGTCCTGTGCTTGGGCTGACTCCTGGCCTCCCTGGTCCCGTTCCCATGCCGCTGCCCAGTCGCCCAGGTGCTGTATTTGTGCTGTTGCCCGGCCTTCCCGGGCCGGTGCCTGAGCTGCCACCTGGACGCCCAAGTCCAGCGCTTGAGCTGCCACCTGGCCTTCCGGGTCCCACACCCGAGCCACTGCCCGGTCGCCCAGGTCCCATGCTTGAGCTGCTGCTCGGCCTTCCAGgtcctgcagctgagctgctgcccagccGCCCAGGCCCTGGGTTTGAGCCACTCCCTGGCCTTCCAGGTCCTATGCCAGAATTGCTGCTCGATCGCCCAGGTCCTGCGCTTGATCCTCCAGCTGGATGTCCAGGTCCTCCCTTTCCTAAACTGCTGCTGGATCGCTTTGCGCTGGGGTTCATTTCatgctggagggctgcagcatTTCCCGGTTTTGTATGGGCAGGCCTTTTCAGGCCGGATTCTTTAGCAGACGGTAACCTTTGAGCCCCATTTGCCACTGGCTTTGAGGACGGCACAGGAAAGCTTGAGCCAGACTTTCCCATACCGTTGACAGGCAATTTACTAtgactgccagcagcagagcttttcAAGGAACTATTTTGTGaggtttttactttttccatttgaCTCGGTTTGGAAGAAGATGATGACCTTGAGTGTTTTTCAGTCAATGCTGGTGCTTTGGATTTCTTATCAGCACCACTCATAGAAGAAAGGCTGCTTTTTGGAGAGGCGTGTTTATCTGCTGCGCTTTTGCTGAGTTTTGCATCTGCACACTCCTTCAGAGAAGTCGCTTTTTTTGAAGAAGTGGATATCCCCGTATTCTTCACCTCCTTCTCAGGTTTCTTTTTATGCATTTctactcttttatttttgcgTTCCAAATACTCCCTCTCTCTCAATTCTTCTGCCGTTCTGGGCCTCTCCTCTATCTTTTTCACCACTTTTATTTCTACCGGttcatactgttttttttcagcgAGCCTCAAAAGATCTGCAAAGTTGAGAGGTGCCGGTGCACTTTTGGGAGGCGCCTTTGGTTTGACTGCAGCTTTGGGTGGTTTTTCATCGTATTCTTCCTGCTCATACTCTGATTCAGTTTGAGCAAGTTCGAGTTGCTCCGCTTCGTTTTCTGTTGCATACTCAGCCTCGGGGGCCTGAGCGACATTCTCACTagtcctcctcctcttcttaGGCTTCTCTTCAACAGGAATACCGTTATAGCCATAAAAGTTATCCTTCGTTCGTGAAGCCATAGCTCTTGCTTTCCTGTCATGTTTCAGTTCAATTCGCTTAGCCAAGAGTcgttctttttttcttttttcttccaattctgtaaaagaaaaatcaggagaAAGTTAAGCGAAAGCACTACTCTTTATTTCGGGTTCTTCTAAACCGATAAACCACCTGAGCCAATAGGATATCTGGCTAACAGCTATGCAGAATAGACCAGAATGTCATCAGAGGTCTGCCAGCAGGACAATCTGATCCACCTGAATCAGCTGTTTCTACAAAGGTGAACTATAAAGCCAAACACAGCTATTACAAAACCTGCTAAGGTGACTCAACAGAAGCTGCTCTCCAGAACACTATACAAACTAATACCTACGTGGTAGAAAGATACGGGACATGGGatctctgaagagaaagagTTCTCAGACTGAGCAAGAGAATTTTGAGACTGTGCAGAATTTACTATCAGATGTTTAAGTAAAGGTGGAGAAAGGGGGAGATGAAGGAGTTTTACGGTGAGGGAATATGATCTGGAAAATAGACTGAGGTGGGGAAGCAGGCAGTCACCGATGAGCAAGCTGCAGGTCACTGCCTGTTCAGCAGTGCCCTGTGCACCATCTCCACAGTCTGCCCTATATTTTTACTAAATTGTTTTTACCTGTTTCCTGCATGAGTGTGCTCTGCATCTTAAGTGTCTTGTGTATGATCTGCTGACATAATTCAGGCAGAACTAGGCAGTGAAAAGATGAGAATTCTGAGGGCCAGACAATGGAGAGACAGGGAATAGGGGCCAAATACCATAAAGACTCAGGGGAAAGGAGCATTTCTGAGCATCAGCTCCTTGAAATCAGAAGAGGCAATTCATGCTGTGCTTTCAGTGGGTTCCTGTAAAGGTACCATCCCCAGCCTATGTTATTCTATTTGTCAGTGGCCATAACTGTACACCGTATGAGTAAAAGCATGAATATTTCATATTCACACTGTCTCGCTTTTGGCTGCACTTGGCAGCAGGGATAAGGAGCTGGCTCATGGCTGGCCCAGGAGAGGAATGCTCTGGACTACCCAGTCCATCACTCTGTGTTGTaaaacagtggggaaaaaaatgcgGCTTAAGCAAAACCTTTACAGTTCAAAATCCAATTGAAAGAGTAGATTAAAACACCACAACCACCACAAACTGTTATCGTGTTTAGACAAACACAACTTTTcaaaattaactgaaattcaGGATCATTTCTTGCAATCTCTTTCCACCTTAATTACTTCCTGATTTCCAAGAGTAAATGCTAGTGAGCTGATTAACATTTCAATCCTTAGGAAAGCATGTAAACATCCCTAGCCTTTTCCACCGGCTTTCCCTCAGCATCAGCAGTTATATGCACAAATTCCAAAAGCAGATGTAAAACTCTATTTGCCAGAGCTCTTAATGGGATCAAGGTCTCAAGGAGTCAGCAAAGGTCTTCCACAGAATATAGTTTAGGCTGCTTTAACAattaccttttttccttttttcttcttcttttcttctgagaaatgcTTGTACTGCTGCAGACTCGACACCCTTGACTTTTGGAACCTTTTTGGGAGGGCCAACAGCCAAACTGTATCTTTTCTGCAAAGAACAAACAAGTACGTCAGAGAAATTAATAAGTCAAAAATCTTTGTTCTTGAAACTGAAGAAGTGAGTGGCAGTCACACTTAAGCATAAATAAGCATAAAGTTCACTTTAAGCATAGAGATGGTACAGAATAATAAATCTCCAAAGCTGAGAGTTCACTCACTTTACAAAGGAAGGAACGGGAAGCCAGGAGACAGGTAGGAAAACCAAGTGAAATTATTAAAAGGCACTAGATCAAGAAGGAATGCAATAGCTGCATCAGCAATGAATAGACCCACACAAAATTACAGGAGACAGCATCCATCTACATCACAGCAGTAAAACCTGACAGGTTTCCTCAGCATATTAAAGAGCTATTACAATCAAGTCCAGTTACCGAAATCTATCTAAGCACTACTAGCTCTTCACTGCTACCTGAGAGGTGGTTCTGGTTACCCTTACAGCCCTAAGAAGCCTCATGTTCTGTGATGCAGTCCTGGTATACACAAGGAAATCAGAGCAGACAGAGGCAAAGCAATCCCCGGGCTGCCAGTGAAAATGCTGTCTGAACAATGCTGAAGCAAATGAGTGCAGTCTGACGTAGTTTGCAGTACACTGATCTTAGTACAATGTTTACTTATCTTATTCCCATAGCTAAACACGTCATGTTTCACTACCGGTAACCTAATTTGACAAAGCTTGATTGAATTATTCAATTTCtacacagtttttaaaaacaaaatcaaaacagaggATTTTCTAAAATGGTTTTAGGCAGAAGGAGCACTTCTGAATGAAAACTGCCAGACAGCAGGGACACACGTAGATTCATCTATCCCATTAGGAAGCCttataaagaattaaaatgatagGAAAGCAGTTTTCAGGCTTTGTTTTGCTGCGCTACAACCAACAGTCCTATCCAGGAGCGGGTTTGTAAAGCAGCCTGACAGGCACGCTGCTGTCTCACTTCCATTAAGGTGAGAAACTGTGCAAAATTCAAGATTTCCATTCCTCCTAGTGGTAGCATTTCTTGATATTGaagcacagctgaaagcagagcgCAGCTAAGCTTTTCATAAACACAGAAGTGAATGAGGTTCTGCACTGTGTACCACAGCAGCTGTTGATACAAATGTTGTGCACCTCTGATTAGGAAAAGATAAACccctttattctttttaaaagcattggAACACGCACACACTCTGCAACCACTGAGAAAATACTTCACTTTTAACGTGAACTAACATGCATCAGACTCCAGGTAAAAGTGGCAACTAAGTCAGGGCATGTCACTGCCTTATGatccaggcagcagcagctgcgctgctggggctcagctgtCAGCAGGCTGGTTAAATAACAGGGAAACAAACATTCTGCCTTTAGAGAGCAGGTCATGCTACTCCCAAGCGCTGCGCTACCCGAGCTGTAAGCAGCACTcacctctgcaggcagcacgcCCAGCAGCTTGCAGCCACTGCTGAGGCAGCACAGGCACTGCTTGagccaaaggaaaaaggaaaggctgTAGAGGTGCCTTCCTTCAGCCACACACCCTCAAGTGCTTCCTGTTAGCACAGAGTATTTCCAGAGGAATCAATCTGTGTGAATCGTGCCATAACCACCTCCCCAGCAAAAGCCTGGCACGACACGAGTGGCTGGTTCTGCACAATCTCATCTTGAAACACAGCACCTGCGTAAGCAATAGTTCTACTACGGACTCGCACACCCAAGTTGAAGACAATTCCCACTTGCGCTATCAAGTAAAGGCAAATTCCACAGGCTGTCacataatttatatatttttaagcgAGAAAGTTTTGAACTCTGTGTTAAGCCACTTTCCTTATCACGCAACAAGACACACAGCCTTCTAATGCGGGAAGCTCCTGTTCCCCCCCCTTAGATATTCTTCAAGGTGCAGCTCTGCACTAGTTAACACAGCAAGCAGCTCGCACACATCGAAGCCCACACATGGGACGTGTGCATGGGCACTGCACTGCGGCCGGTTCCGCTCAGCAGGTGGCTGCCACCTTCACCACGCAGCAGCCCCGCTATCGCCCTGCACTTGCTGTCCTCGGGTGGATGCTGACCCGATGCACAGAGCACCGCCAGGCCCTGCTCCGAGGCAAGCTGCGGCcacctgctcagcactgcacatcAAACAGGAGTCCTGCTCCACGGCAGCGCTCCGTGCTTCATAGCCACTCCTCGTACTCCTCCGGAAGGGCTTCTCCCGCCCGCAGGCAAGTGTTCAGTAGTTTGGAAGTTTCACAGGAAGGCTTTGCAACGCGTATCGGCCCTCTGAAGAAACCCTGGATTTTACTACAGTTTTACTTCCTTAAAAGTGCCGTCACATTAAGCAGTTGGGCAGTTTATTCTAAGAAGTGAAACGCAAACCAAATTTCCAATAACTACAGGTACTTGCCCATTGTGCTGGAGGTTGTCTTGTAATGACGCATAAGTCAAAGGGAGACTTCAGCAGGTGCTGACACAGACAATGACAATAAGCTATCTCACTTCTCGGTCACCCCTGTGGTCACATCTGTTTCAGGTTCCAAATTCTGCCTACTCCAGATACACCCTCTGTTAAGGGGAGTAGGGACCGAGGTGAGATTGTTTCTAAGAAACTACCAGTGACGACAGAAACCAGAGAGAATAGAAGGATGGCAGGATGATTTGGCTCATAActacgctttttttttttcctttaaaacttaCCGTAATATCGTTTTATACACTCAAGAATATCTTCCATACAAAGACCTCAAAGTGCCTTCCCACATCCATTACATCCTCCCATCACGCTCCTGCAGCACTAATAGTGCGTACCGACTTCACTGAGAAGAGGTATGCAGGCAGGATTTAGACCTTAAGGAGGCTGGAAGAAAATCTTGTAACCGTTACCACCTCTGATCAAAGCAAGCCCACACTGGAAGTCAGTGAACCACTGACCATAAAAGCACATAAGGAGATACATAGAAAACTTACCCTTTACAACGTTACAAGGAAAAACTGATGCATGAAGATTACGGGCAACATGGTTACTACACTACTTCACATGTGCACTACtgtatttagaaacaaaacctgATGCAAATAAGTGGGCACTGGAAGGTGTATTTCTGCAGTTCCACTGGGAGATGAACAAGCAGATCTATTTTTACAGGGACATGATGCAATCCTGTCCCTGTTTCATGACACAGAGCTATATTGCTTCTGAGGCCGAATTTTTCTATAGTTTCCACTTTCTATACACCTCTTGCGCACGTTACCCTACTTTCCGTCACAGTAAGTGTGGGATATTTGAGTGCATTGTAAGGATTCTTCTAAACTTCTGAGGGGGAAATTCTGGGGGTATGCTAATTAATGCAGGAATCAGCATTTCTGGAAACCTGTTAATGGTGCACACCAGTACATTTCACAATAGGAACAGATGTTATGCACCAGTTTCAGTCGAGTGGAGTGGCTCAGATGTCTACTGATGGGCCTTTATTGCAGGCAACTTCAGATGGTGCCAAGTGCAGCTCCGCTTCTGCTCAGAGACCAAGGCTCTCTTGAGAGTTAAAGGCCGCACCGCCAGCATGCAAGGAAGGCAGGAAACCAATGCTGCTTCAGCTGGGGATCGAACTGCACTCCCACAGCTGAGTTATCAGGTAAACCCTAATCTTGCCTTTGCTAAAAACAGCACCAAAGCTCTCACACACTGCACAGCAGGTAGGGCAGCCTCCCGAAAGTACCATATCTGGACTGAGGATGTGGCACGTAGAAACTAGGATGTCGGGCTGATGAAACATATGTGTGACAGAAAATAGTGGTGCAGCACACAGGAACTGCACAGGAAAACTAACGAGGTCAAAGGAAACTTTATCACCGCACCCACAAGTCAACAGTGAGATACCTTGGCTCACAAGTCACaaagcatctttaaaaacatactgatgacaccaagttgggaagAAGCGGTGATCTGCCAGGggataggaaggccctacagagagacccggacaggctggagagctgggctgagccaacgaagctgtgaagggactggagcaaaagccttatggggagcagctgagagaactgggattgttcagtctggagaagaggaggctcaagggaggcattattgctctctacaatgacctgaaaggagggtGTGGCAAGGAGGGGGTTGACCTCGCCTCctatgtaactagcaataggaaagaagggaaaggccTCAAGCTGTGGCAGGGAAAATTCAGGTGggacatgaggaaaaatttcttctccaaaagagtggtcagacggtggttgagtcaccattcctggagatgttcaagaaacatttagatgttgtactgagggacgtggtttagtgggaaataatggtgacaggtggatggctggactcgatgaccttgggggtcttttccaaccttaacgattcaatgattctatatTTATGTAGTTGCTACTTTCCTACTCAAGTTACAAATCACATTTCTACACAGAGTCAGTCTGAGACCAGCTAGATCAGGCAAAATACTGATCAATACGTTTTCTAAGACGCTTTAAGAGCACAGTGGGACTTGATGAGTTACACGCCTCTCCCATGCGGCTGCTCACAGTGCTGGCGCACGTCAGCCATGCTTAGCTGGGGACACGGACAGCAGGGCAGCGCTCGGTGCCTCTGCCTGGCAGTGCCAGCGGGGCAGGGCAGGCCGTCCTCCCACTTTGTGCTGTACACCCCCACCACCCTCACCGACAGCGGCTGGGGCGAGCTGCCCGTGGCAGCGCACAGCTCCGGCACCCTGTTACAGAAAACACGGGAAGAGGGTTTCCCGAGTTAGCGGCTACCGAAGAGAAAATACCGCTCATGCAAATGAGCGCGGGCTGTCCCTCAGCACACGGCCCAGCGGGCTCACCCGGAGCGAGACGTGGCAGACCCGTGGCTCGCGAGCGAACAAAAGCGCTCCTCCGACTTTTCAACGCGAGCACCGCCGGATCCGGCGACGGCGGCTCCGCACTCGGGATCGCGGCGTCCCGAGGCCCGGCGGCGCCGGACAGCGGCACGCAGCGGCGCTCCGCTCCCTGCTCAGGACCGAGGCGAGGCCCGGCGAAGCCACGGGAGGGAGCGCGGCGCTTCCTCCGGgcccgccccggccccggcgcGCCGCCCCAGCGCTCCGAACGCCTCCTCTCCCCGCGCGGCCCCGCGGCTCACCGGCACGGCGTTCAGCCCCTGCTGCTCCGAGGCCATCACGAGGATGTTGTGGAAATCCATGGCCGGCTCCGCCGCGGGGCTGAGgcgcccgccccgctccccacAGCCCGGCCGAggccccgccgcgccgctcGGCTCCGCTCGGCTtccggccgccgccgcctcctcgcTATATGGCCTCGCCTCGCCAAGGCGTCACGGCCGCGTCACGTCCGCTGGGCGGGACCTGCCGTGAGGGGCGGGGCGCGAGGAGCCCCGAGGAGCCCCGAGGAGCCCCGAGGAGCCCCGAGGAGCCCCGAGGAGCCCCGAGGAGCCCCGAGGAGCCCCGAGGNNNNNNNNNNNNNNNNNNNNNNNNNNNNNNNNNNNNNNNNNNNNNNNNNNNNNNNNNNNNCGAGGAGCCCCGAGGAGCCCCGAGGAGCCCCGAGGAGCCCCGAGGAGCCCCGAGGAGCCCCGAGGAGCCCCGAGGAGCCCCGAGGAGCCCCGAGGCTCAGTGCCGTCAGGCTGATAGAGCCCGGGGGCTGCTCACCGGGCCCGCACCGCTTCCCGAGCTGCAGGCGCCCGCAGGGGCTGCGGTGCTTGCTCTGGTGTCTGCGTGGGATGGCTCTGTGCGGGGTATAGACCCCTCCTCACCCACGCTGCCTTCTTTTCACCACAGTCCTGATTCAACCCCTCATCCCATAAGAACTTtgtctttctctcctcccttttatttttgatCTCCGTGATAAAGACGCTGCAATGACTCTTTCTTTACTTCTGACTCAGCCGTAGGTGGCATCTTCTGGCGTCCGCCCTCTTTGTTATTCTCtttaaatcttcctttaaaGCATTCTTTCAGTTTAAGACCTTCTCGTAAGTCCTTCCTCGCAGGCCGTGGTTTTACcagtttttctctcattttcattgctgttttccCATGACACTCTCAAGAAGGATATGATGCCACTGCTTTGTCATCTTATCTGCCATCTCATCACTGCTGCCGTGTTTCTTCGGTCAGAACTCCCCTGATCCGGCTGAATTTCTTGTCTCCCCGCTGCTTCCTTCCTGAGCGGCCTCTCAGATTCCTGTATAGCAACAGCAGTATTGACAGAGTGCTGACTGTTACTCTCGGGcccttttatttgctttgggctgcactggggctggcaGGAATATCTGGCTAAATGCAGCCTGCCTTCTGCTGACTGTAACCCTGAGGATGAGAGGGGGAAACCTCTCCCTGCACCTCAcacagggcagggcaggggatgGCATTGCTGTTGTTTGCTGCGTGCCGCTGGTTGGAAACCTGTCACCACAGTTGTTACCTTTTCCCGTAGATGACAATGACATCCTGTAGCAGAGGGGATTTACATCTGCGCTGTTACCAGTGGGAGCAGCATTGTTGCTGCatgtgcctgcagcaggcatTTCATAGGGCGGTAACCAATGCTGAGCTGTGTCAGAAGCCCCAGGGTGCACCCTGAGGTGTAAAGGGCACCAAACCTCAAGCCTAGCACGTTGTATGTCAGCACGGCGCCTCGATGTGCTCCAGTTTCTTTTTGCGGCAGATGTGCAACAAATGGGAACCTTGGTGCTGTATCTAACTATAGCTCTGTCCTTGCAATGCCTTAAATCACTGTCCAAAACAAGCTTGCTCTTCATAAGCTTTTTTGTACGCTCACAATGTGATGATCTGATGCAGACGAGGTTTGCCAGGGTTCCCAAGAACAGCAAGTCTGTCAGGGACAGGAGAAGGAACAATTCTGGTGCTTTAAAGCCAAACTGATACtctgctaaaggaaaaaaaaaagatagaaaatgcttcttatttttgtGACTGTCTGATCTGTCTGACCCTGTGCAATCTCAAGCTTGCTTTGAAAGAATGGTGAAAGTCAGCGAGTTTAAATCTACGCATTCCAGGAAACCACAATAACCCCTCTCAAATCTCCCAAACCCTGCAATTTCTGCCTCAGAAAATGCTCGCTCATCTGCTCAGTGCACAACACTTTTTCAAACAAGAACTTggttaagttttatttttattaaacatcTTCTTGTTAGGAAATTACTTAGGATTAGAAGTGGTTAGAGAATACTTATAAAGTATTAGACACTATTCCACTGGAAAATGTCACAAGTTTTTTCATCAGCTGTACTCTATGGCAATTTTGCACACCAGCCACACACTTCAGGCATACGGTTAATCCTATTAAAATTAAGTGTTTAGAGGATTACAGACTTAATTACAGACTATCTGCAGAGGTCAAACATCAAAGACTGTTCCGAGCCTGAGTTTTAGCATCTTCAGGATGAGTAATATATGTGTAAgttattcttttctcttttcacccTTTCTGCACTAAGTTAAGTGGGTGTACTAATAAAGCCTTTATTAGGTAAACTGATCATCCTAACATCCAGCAGACGGTCCCTAGATCGTAAGCCATTTAGAtgtcagcagagctggcagtaTGTGCAGTATGTTCCAAGCCCAGGACTTGGAAAACACAGGTTTGAACAAATAGAGTTTGCATTGCATGGTGCCAGCCTACATTATAGCTACTTTGGATTTAAATTATTGACTTCTAAGATGTTTTCCTAATGATATattaaacagaaatggaaagcaagaCTCTTGGGATGATAGTTAGCTGGTATCCACAGTGTGTAATTTAGACTTCTAACTTGGGTGTCTTCGGCTCCAAACAGGAATATCAGCAAAACTGGGTTGGGAAgtgtctccttccttcccaaaaACCAGCATCAATCAAGTTGAGGTAATTTCTGACATAAACGTGTCCAATCTGCACTTGAAAACTAACAAAAGGCTATCATGCCCCATAGTAATCTCTCCGTCTGTTTCCTTAACTCCACCGTGAGAAAGCTGTTTCTAGCCTGTTGTCCAGGCTGCCGTTGCCCACTGAGTCTTTTCAGCAGACGAGTGTGTTGCCCTGTCCCTTAGAAATACAATGTGCATATTTAGGGATGCCCTGCCACCTCTCCACCTTCCTTAGGACAAACCACTCCTATTCCACCTCATTCTCTATTCTAGCCAACGCAGAGCACAGTACACCAATGGAATGTTTACCAGCCCCAAACATAACAGAAGAATGGTTTCAT is from Numida meleagris isolate 19003 breed g44 Domestic line chromosome 6, NumMel1.0, whole genome shotgun sequence and encodes:
- the SPTY2D1 gene encoding protein SPT2 homolog, producing the protein MDFHNILVMASEQQGLNAVPKRYSLAVGPPKKVPKVKGVESAAVQAFLRRKEEEKRKKELEEKRKKERLLAKRIELKHDRKARAMASRTKDNFYGYNGIPVEEKPKKRRRTSENVAQAPEAEYATENEAEQLELAQTESEYEQEEYDEKPPKAAVKPKAPPKSAPAPLNFADLLRLAEKKQYEPVEIKVVKKIEERPRTAEELREREYLERKNKRVEMHKKKPEKEVKNTGISTSSKKATSLKECADAKLSKSAADKHASPKSSLSSMSGADKKSKAPALTEKHSRSSSSSKPSQMEKVKTSQNSSLKSSAAGSHSKLPVNGMGKSGSSFPVPSSKPVANGAQRLPSAKESGLKRPAHTKPGNAAALQHEMNPSAKRSSSSLGKGGPGHPAGGSSAGPGRSSSNSGIGPGRPGSGSNPGPGRLGSSSAAGPGRPSSSSSMGPGRPGSGSGVGPGRPGGSSSAGLGRPGGSSGTGPGRPGNSTNTAPGRLGSGMGTGPGRPGVSPSTGPGRSGSSLGTGPGRPGVSPSAGPGRPGNGLSTAVKPRCTVVSETISSKNLVTRPSNGQINGMRSLQGHRPVFRSQGTGRPPIGYKRQIDDDDEDDEYDSEMDDFIEDEGEPQEEISKHIREIFGYDRKRYKDESDYALRYMESSWREQQKEEARSLRLGVQEDLEELRREEEELKRKRQSKKLRTR